From a single Oncorhynchus tshawytscha isolate Ot180627B linkage group LG33, Otsh_v2.0, whole genome shotgun sequence genomic region:
- the LOC112259914 gene encoding macrophage mannose receptor 1: MDQTLFLLLAFSGLSILPSSLPHQFHFVNLKTTWTEAQSFCRQNYTDLATIDEDMVDMKKINNTVSAGWIESAWIGLYNNIWRWSLGDRELEGEGFWAQTQTNNDPSKEDVCVYMMLNGYKQDHNCKSEWPFVCYDVKNATNKYILITWPTTWSQAQSYCRKNHTDLASVRNTTEMEAVKSILIKSILPNFSDIDRVWIGLKKSPGVWRWSDQSGSSYRNWDIREPNGADVEKEVYFCGEVKSSGKWNDAGCTHKNPFICYDDELVLVSENKTWSEALWHCRDQNMELVSAHNQNIQHWVQQRAKKASTPFVWLGLRYTCTLDFWFWVNGEESCYHNWADGEGYNTMKEQCGNMGAIQRDGGQWVGKSETERFNFICSNSTDY, translated from the exons ATGGACCAAACTCTGTTCCTCCTCCTTGCTTTCTCAG GGCTGtccatcctcccctcatccctccctcatcAGTTCCACTTTGTGAACTTGAAAACGACCTGGACTGAAGCTCAGAGTTTCTGCAGACAGAACTACACTGACCTGGCCACCATAGATGAGGACATGGTAGATATGAAGAAGATCAATAACACAGTATCAGCTGGTTGGATAGAATCAGCCTGGATAGGACTGTATAACAACATATGGAGGTGGtctctgggagacagagagttagagggGGAGGGGTTTTGGGCCCAAACACAAACAAATAATGATCCCAGCAAAGaagatgtctgtgtgtatatgatgcTAAATGGGTATAAGCAGGATCACAACTGTAAAAGTGAATGGCCTTTTGTCTGCTATGATG TCAAAAATGCAACCAATAAGTACATTCTCATCACTTGGCCTACGACTTGGAGTCAGGCTCAGAGCTACTGTCGGAAGAATCACACAGACCTGGCCAGTGTGAGGAACACAACAGAGATGGAGGCAGTAAAGAGTATCTTAATAAAGAGTATCTTACCTAACTTCAGTGATATCGACAGAGTGTGGATTGGCCTGAAGAAATCTCCTGGTGTCTGGAGGTGGTCTGACCAGAGTGGCTCCTCCTACAGAAACTGGGACATAAGAGAGCCGAATGGGGCAGATGTGGAAAAAGAAGTATATTTCTGTGGAGAAGTAAAATCATCTGGAAAGTGGAACGATGCAGGATGTACTCACAAAAATCCCTTTATTTGCTACGATG atgAACTGGTCCTGGTCTCAGAGAACAAGACGTGGTCAGAAGCCCTGTGGCACTGCAGAGACCAGAACATGGAGCTGGTGTCTGCCCACAACCAGAACATCCAGCACTGGGTTCAACAGAGAGCCAAGAAGGCCTCCACTCCCTTCGTCTGGCTGGGCCTGAGGTACACCTGCACCCTGGACTTCTGGTTCTGGGTCAATGGAGAAGAGTCCTGCTACCACAACTGGGCTGACGGGGAGGGCTACAACACCATGAAGGAGCAGTGTGGGAACATGGGGGCCATACAGAGAGACGGGGGACAGTGGGTCGGCAAGTCTGAGACTGAGAGATTCAACTTCATCTGCAGCAACAGTACTG ATTACTAG
- the LOC112259915 gene encoding secretory phospholipase A2 receptor translates to MDQTLILLLVFSGLSILPSSLPHQFHFVNLTKNWTEAQRFCRQNYTDLATIDEVMADMKKLKNTEASTAWIGLYNNIWKWSLGDRELEGNGFWDYHHPKNDPNTEFCVYMMLNTTWRSDTCSSTWHFVCYNKTQVTNKYIVIDNFKTWSEAQTYCREKHTDLASVRNTTEMEAIKSSFPNVTGIYRVWIGLKKSPGVWRWSDQSGFSSKSLETFKANMAHGSYQNGEFCGVVTFPSGNWKYQGCTTNSHFICYDDELVLVSENKTWSEALWHCRDLDMELVSAHNQNIQHWVQQRAKKASTPFVWLGLRYTCTLDFWFWVNGEESCYHNWAGREGYNTIKEQCGNTGAIQRDGGQWVGKSETERFNFICSNSTDY, encoded by the exons ATGGACCAAACCTTGATCCTCCTCCTTGTTTTCTCAG GGCTGtccatcctcccctcatccctccctcatcAGTTCCACTTTGTGAACTTGACTAAGAACTGGACTGAAGCTCAGAGATTCTGCAGACAGAACTACACTGACCTGGCCACCATAGATGAGGTCATGGCAGATATGAAGAAGCTCAAAAACACAGAGGCATCTACAGCCTGGATAGGACTGTATAACAACATATGGAAGTGGtctctgggagacagagagttagagggGAACGGGTTTTGGGATTATCATCATCCAAAGAATGATCCCAATACCGAGTTCTGTGTGTATATGATGCTAAATACGACTTGGCGTAGTGACACCTGTAGCAGTACATGGCACTTTGTCTGCTATAATA AAACACAAGTGACAAATAAGTACATTGTAATCGATAATTTTAAGACTTGGAGTGAAGCTCAGACCTACTGTCGGGAGAAACACACAGACCTGGCCAGTGTGAGGAACACAACAGAGATGGAGGCCATAAAGAGTAGCTTCCCTAATGTCACTGGTATCTACAGAGTGTGGATTGGCCTGAAGAAATCTCCTGGTGTTTGGAGGTGGTCTGACCAGAGTGGATTCTCTTCCAAGAGCTTGGAAACATTCAAGGCGAACATGGCACATGGGAGCTATCAGAACGGAGAGTTCTGTGGTGTTGTTACTTTCCCTTCTGGAAACTGGAAGTATCAGGGATGTACCACCAACTCTCATTTTATCTGCTATGACG atgAACTGGTCCTGGTTTCAGAGAACAAGACGTGGTCAGAAGCCCTGTGGCACTGTAGAGACCTGGACATGGAGCTGGTGTCTGCCCACAACCAGAACATCCAGCACTGGGTTCAACAGAGAGCCAAGAAGGCCTCCACTCCCTTCGTCTGGCTGGGCCTGAGGTACACCTGCACCCTGGACTTCTGGTTCTGGGTCAATGGAGAAGAGTCCTGCTACCACAACTGGGCTGGCAGGGAGGGCTACAACACCATTAAGGAGCAGTGTGGGAACACGGGGGCCATACAGAGAGATGGGGGACAGTGGGTCGGCAAGTCTGAGACTGAGAGATTCAACTTCATCTGCAGCAACAGTACTG ATTATTAG